A stretch of Gemmatimonadota bacterium DNA encodes these proteins:
- a CDS encoding sugar phosphate nucleotidyltransferase has product MKRIRKAVIPLAGHGLRMLPATRAVRKALFPIVDARGRVCPVLQLIVEEAVNAGIEEIGLVIAPEDEAMIRAYFSRLPGPLKSAVGHREDLLAAAEFPGEFSDKVTLILQDRPLGFGDAVLRAKTWVGGDPVLVMLGDHLYLSGEDRCCARQLLDAFTELQAPVSGVIRKSVDGIHRFGTVSGRPVPRWNGLYELDTVVEKPDPGLARERLRVVGVPADTYLCWFGLHAMTSGIFDCLARMERDSITEGGELQLTGAQAMLSAQRAYFALEINGEHFDTGSPEGYVEAVAAFAGQTGITNTGITNTGITNN; this is encoded by the coding sequence TTGAAACGAATACGAAAGGCGGTCATCCCCCTGGCGGGACACGGGTTGCGCATGTTGCCGGCGACCCGCGCCGTGCGCAAGGCACTCTTCCCCATCGTGGACGCCCGGGGACGGGTATGCCCCGTGCTTCAACTGATCGTGGAGGAAGCGGTCAACGCGGGCATCGAAGAAATCGGCCTGGTGATCGCGCCGGAAGACGAGGCCATGATCCGCGCCTACTTCTCGCGGCTGCCCGGTCCGTTGAAGTCCGCGGTCGGGCATCGTGAGGACCTGCTCGCCGCGGCCGAATTCCCCGGTGAGTTTTCGGATAAGGTGACATTGATCTTGCAGGATCGTCCACTGGGATTCGGCGATGCGGTTCTCCGCGCGAAGACCTGGGTCGGCGGCGACCCGGTCCTGGTCATGCTCGGCGACCACCTGTACCTCAGCGGGGAGGACCGGTGCTGCGCGCGTCAGTTGCTGGACGCCTTCACGGAACTGCAGGCGCCGGTTTCGGGCGTGATCCGAAAATCCGTCGACGGCATACACCGCTTCGGGACGGTTTCGGGCCGTCCCGTGCCCCGGTGGAACGGTCTCTACGAACTGGACACCGTGGTGGAAAAGCCCGATCCGGGCCTGGCGCGGGAACGGCTGCGCGTGGTGGGCGTTCCGGCCGACACCTACCTCTGCTGGTTCGGCCTGCACGCCATGACGTCCGGTATCTTCGATTGCCTGGCGCGGATGGAAAGAGACAGCATCACGGAAGGCGGCGAACTGCAGCTGACCGGGGCACAGGCCATGCTGTCGGCTCAACGGGCGTACTTCGCCCTCGAAATCAACGGCGAACACTTCGACACGGGTTCGCCGGAAGGGTATGTGGAGGCCGTGGCGGCCTTCGCCGGCCAAACCGGCATAACCAACACCGGCATAACCAACACCGGCATAACCAACAACTGA
- a CDS encoding ribonuclease activity regulator RraA has translation MSEQQAPSRETLESLLIPSTATLTSVLTEYGLYNTFMQDVAPLAPDMRIAGPAFTLRYIPGREDITHVPVDNHTDIQRIGIESIGRGEVLVIDARGDIRAGVMGDILATRILQRGAAGVVSDGAFRDTPAIVESGLAAYAKAMNAHNSKSVHYPSDIQRPIACGGVAVFPGDIIVGDAEGVVVIPRHLAEEVAVKAVAQEDREVFILQKIQQGASIIGVYPPDEKTLAEYEAWKAKKG, from the coding sequence ATGTCAGAACAGCAAGCACCATCGCGGGAAACCCTCGAATCCCTGCTCATTCCGAGTACGGCCACGCTGACCTCCGTACTCACGGAATACGGCCTGTACAACACGTTCATGCAGGACGTCGCGCCCCTGGCCCCCGACATGCGCATAGCCGGCCCCGCCTTTACCCTACGGTACATACCCGGCCGGGAAGACATCACGCACGTGCCCGTGGACAACCATACGGACATACAGCGGATCGGTATCGAAAGCATCGGGCGGGGCGAGGTGCTCGTGATCGACGCGCGGGGCGACATCCGGGCCGGCGTCATGGGCGACATCCTCGCCACGCGGATTCTGCAGCGCGGCGCCGCGGGAGTGGTGAGCGACGGCGCGTTCCGGGATACCCCGGCCATCGTCGAATCCGGGCTCGCCGCGTATGCGAAGGCCATGAACGCCCACAACAGCAAGAGCGTGCACTACCCGAGCGATATACAGCGTCCCATCGCCTGCGGCGGCGTAGCCGTGTTCCCCGGGGACATTATCGTGGGCGATGCGGAGGGCGTCGTGGTGATCCCGAGACATCTTGCCGAAGAAGTGGCGGTAAAGGCCGTGGCGCAGGAGGACCGCGAAGTCTTCATCCTGCAGAAGATCCAGCAGGGCGCCAGCATCATCGGCGTATACCCGCCCGATGAAAAAACCCTGGCCGAATATGAGGCGTGGAAGGCGAAAAAGGGCTGA